The Georgenia faecalis genome includes a window with the following:
- the dcd gene encoding dCTP deaminase produces the protein MLLSDRDIRAQIGSGRVQLDPFDPAMVQPSSVDVRLDRWFRLFDNHKYPVIDPAAEQPDLTRLVEVGPEEPFVLHPGEFVLGATYELVTLPDDIAARLEGKSSLGRLGLLTHSTAGFIDPGFTGHVTLELSNTATMPIMLWPGMKIGQLCFFRLSSPAESPYGAGASGSRYQGQRGPTASRSHLGFSRTIID, from the coding sequence GTGCTTCTCTCCGACCGCGACATCCGTGCACAGATCGGCTCCGGCCGCGTGCAGCTCGACCCCTTCGACCCGGCCATGGTGCAGCCGTCGAGCGTCGACGTGCGGCTCGACCGCTGGTTCCGGCTCTTCGACAACCACAAGTACCCGGTCATCGACCCGGCGGCGGAGCAGCCCGACCTCACCCGCCTCGTCGAGGTGGGGCCGGAGGAGCCGTTCGTCCTGCACCCCGGCGAGTTCGTCCTCGGCGCCACCTACGAGCTCGTCACCCTGCCCGACGACATCGCCGCCCGCCTCGAGGGCAAGTCCTCCCTGGGCCGGCTCGGCCTGCTCACCCACTCCACGGCGGGGTTCATCGACCCGGGGTTCACCGGGCACGTCACCCTCGAGCTGTCCAACACCGCGACGATGCCCATCATGCTGTGGCCCGGCATGAAGATCGGCCAGCTGTGCTTCTTCCGCCTTTCCAGCCCGGCGGAGAGCCCGTACGGCGCGGGTGCCAGTGGCTCGCGCTACCAGGGCCAGCGCGGCCCGACGGCGTCGCGCTCGCACCTCGGGTTCTCCCGAACGATCATCGACTGA
- a CDS encoding N-acetylmannosamine-6-phosphate 2-epimerase, with the protein MPHHPLVDALRGGLVVSCQALPGEPLYVPAGGVMPLLAKAAELAGAVGIRANSARDVREIKAAVDLPVIGLVKKDYPPGEAYITVTMAEIDDLVAAGADVIAMDATLRPRFDGVSVADFVAGVRRAYPDQLLMADIATLEEGVHAAEIGFDLVGTTLSGYTPQSTDAPAPNVELVRELAARIDVPVVAEGRIRTPEQARTMLDAGAYCVVVGGAITRPLEIATGFVEAMRP; encoded by the coding sequence GTGCCCCACCACCCCCTTGTCGACGCCCTGCGCGGCGGTCTCGTCGTCTCCTGCCAGGCGCTGCCCGGCGAGCCGCTCTACGTCCCCGCCGGCGGGGTCATGCCGCTGCTGGCGAAGGCCGCCGAGCTCGCCGGAGCCGTCGGGATCCGCGCCAACTCCGCGCGCGACGTCCGCGAGATCAAGGCCGCCGTCGACCTGCCGGTCATCGGCCTCGTGAAGAAGGACTACCCGCCGGGCGAGGCGTACATCACCGTCACCATGGCGGAGATCGACGACCTCGTCGCCGCCGGGGCCGACGTCATCGCCATGGACGCCACCCTGCGCCCCCGGTTCGACGGCGTGAGCGTGGCCGACTTCGTCGCCGGCGTGCGCAGGGCTTACCCGGACCAGCTCCTCATGGCGGACATCGCCACGCTGGAGGAGGGCGTCCACGCCGCCGAGATCGGCTTCGACCTCGTCGGCACCACGCTCAGCGGGTACACCCCGCAGTCCACCGACGCCCCGGCGCCCAACGTCGAGCTGGTCCGGGAGCTCGCCGCCCGCATCGACGTCCCCGTCGTCGCCGAGGGCCGGATCCGCACCCCGGAGCAGGCGCGGACGATGCTCGACGCCGGCGCGTACTGCGTCGTCGTCGGCGGCGCCATCACCCGCCCCCTGGAGATCGCCACCGGCTTCGTCGAGGCCATGCGTCCCTGA
- a CDS encoding PTS transporter subunit EIIC, with translation MFKQLQKIGKAFMLPIAILPAAGLLLGIGGALSNPNTVAAYPVLDHRILQAIFGVMSAAGSMVFNNLPLLLSIGLCIGLAKRDKGTAALAGVVGYLVMTGTTTQLLTFFNPEGQAIDTGVIGSLVIGAVAVWLHNRYYNIQLPQVLGFFGGSRFVPIVTALAAIVVGAAFYLVWPPIQEGLVSAGTGIAAAGPLGTFLYGFLLRLSGALGLHHTIYPLFWYTPLGGTEMVAGAEVAGAQTIFFAQLADPAHQGLFTEGTKYFAGRFGTMMFGLPAACLAMWHAVPKDRRARYTGLFAGVALTSFITGITEPIEFMFLFVAPLLYVVHAFLDGLSFLVADLLDIRIGNTFSGGAIDFTLFGVLQGNEQTNWLLVLPVGLVWFALYYVVFSFFIRKFNVPTPGRVEETDGTDGTADASAITDASVTTDDGAEPVTAGAPGAGTAGAATAAPAAPTATMTRPASSGKQALREEATQILAALGGPENVEDIDACITRLRVSVKDPTQVDKDALKRIGAAGVFEVSGGVQAVYGGKAVLYKNEIDELIGHED, from the coding sequence GTGTTCAAACAGCTGCAGAAGATCGGCAAGGCGTTCATGCTGCCGATCGCGATCCTCCCCGCCGCCGGCCTGCTCCTCGGCATCGGCGGCGCCCTGTCCAACCCCAACACCGTCGCGGCGTACCCGGTCCTCGACCACCGGATCCTCCAGGCGATCTTCGGGGTGATGAGCGCCGCGGGGTCGATGGTCTTCAACAACCTCCCGCTCCTGCTCTCCATCGGCCTGTGCATCGGCCTGGCGAAGCGGGACAAGGGCACCGCCGCCCTCGCCGGCGTCGTCGGCTACCTCGTGATGACCGGCACCACCACCCAGCTCCTCACCTTCTTCAACCCCGAGGGTCAGGCCATCGACACGGGCGTCATCGGCTCCCTCGTCATCGGCGCCGTCGCGGTGTGGCTGCACAACCGCTACTACAACATCCAGCTCCCCCAGGTCCTCGGGTTCTTCGGCGGCTCCCGCTTCGTCCCGATCGTCACGGCGCTCGCCGCCATCGTCGTGGGCGCGGCGTTCTACCTCGTCTGGCCGCCGATCCAGGAGGGCCTGGTGAGCGCGGGGACCGGCATCGCCGCCGCCGGGCCGCTGGGCACCTTCCTCTACGGCTTCCTCCTGCGCCTGTCCGGCGCCCTGGGCCTGCACCACACGATCTACCCGCTGTTCTGGTACACCCCGCTCGGCGGGACCGAGATGGTCGCCGGCGCCGAGGTCGCCGGTGCGCAGACGATCTTCTTCGCCCAGCTCGCCGACCCGGCCCACCAGGGCCTGTTCACCGAGGGCACGAAGTACTTCGCGGGCCGGTTCGGCACGATGATGTTCGGCCTCCCCGCCGCCTGCCTCGCCATGTGGCACGCCGTCCCCAAGGACCGCCGCGCGCGGTACACGGGCCTCTTCGCCGGTGTGGCGCTCACCTCGTTCATCACGGGCATCACCGAGCCCATCGAGTTCATGTTCCTCTTCGTCGCGCCGCTGCTCTACGTCGTGCACGCCTTCCTCGACGGCCTGTCGTTCCTCGTCGCGGACCTCCTCGACATCCGGATCGGGAACACCTTCTCGGGCGGCGCCATCGACTTCACCCTCTTCGGCGTCCTCCAGGGCAACGAGCAGACCAACTGGCTGCTCGTGCTGCCGGTGGGCCTGGTGTGGTTCGCCCTGTACTACGTCGTCTTCTCCTTCTTCATCCGCAAGTTCAACGTCCCCACGCCCGGCCGGGTCGAGGAGACCGACGGCACCGACGGCACCGCCGACGCCTCGGCGATCACGGACGCCTCGGTCACCACGGACGACGGCGCCGAGCCGGTGACGGCCGGCGCACCGGGTGCGGGCACGGCGGGCGCCGCGACCGCGGCCCCCGCAGCCCCGACCGCGACGATGACCCGCCCCGCGTCGAGCGGCAAGCAGGCCCTGCGCGAGGAGGCCACCCAGATCCTCGCCGCCCTCGGCGGCCCGGAGAACGTCGAGGACATCGACGCGTGCATCACCCGCCTGCGGGTCTCCGTCAAGGACCCGACGCAGGTCGACAAGGACGCCCTCAAGCGCATCGGCGCGGCCGGGGTGTTCGAGGTCTCGGGCGGCGTCCAGGCCGTCTACGGCGGCAAGGCCGTCCTGTACAAGAACGAGATCGACGAGCTCATCGGCCACGAGGACTGA
- a CDS encoding PRD domain-containing protein yields MLTVVRVINNNFILGADPGGSESVLMGRGLGFGARAGDAVDPSRVSRAFTSGTGTPDRLAALIAQLPVEDVELATEIVDAAAAEFGRDVADRMLVPFTDHLSFALRRAREQMAITYPLQWEVESLYTREVAFARRALALVTERTGVALPPVEAIPVALHLVNAQFGHDDVGRTMELTTLIRDVMSALDVRHGVGIDVDAPEASRFVTHLRYLLVRQREGEVLEDGLSEMARNLQDGYPAEFASALAVRDILEGHFGSELNQDELVYLTLHIIRLVRRRG; encoded by the coding sequence GTGCTGACCGTGGTCAGGGTCATCAACAACAACTTCATCCTCGGGGCCGACCCCGGTGGCAGCGAGAGCGTCCTCATGGGCCGCGGGCTCGGGTTCGGCGCACGGGCCGGGGACGCCGTCGACCCCTCCCGCGTCAGCCGCGCGTTCACCTCCGGCACCGGGACCCCCGACCGGCTGGCCGCCCTCATCGCGCAGCTCCCCGTCGAGGACGTCGAGCTGGCCACGGAGATCGTCGACGCGGCCGCCGCCGAGTTCGGCCGCGACGTCGCCGACCGGATGCTCGTTCCTTTCACCGACCACCTCAGCTTCGCCCTGAGGCGGGCCCGCGAGCAGATGGCCATCACCTACCCGCTGCAGTGGGAGGTGGAGAGCCTGTACACCCGCGAGGTGGCCTTCGCCCGGCGGGCCCTCGCCCTCGTCACCGAGCGCACCGGCGTCGCCCTGCCGCCGGTGGAGGCCATCCCCGTCGCCCTCCACCTCGTCAACGCCCAGTTCGGGCACGACGACGTCGGCCGCACCATGGAGCTCACCACCCTCATCCGGGACGTCATGTCCGCGCTCGACGTCCGGCACGGCGTGGGCATCGACGTCGACGCCCCGGAGGCGTCCCGGTTCGTCACGCACCTGCGGTACCTGCTCGTCCGTCAGCGCGAGGGGGAGGTCCTCGAGGACGGGCTGTCGGAGATGGCCCGCAACCTCCAGGACGGCTACCCGGCCGAGTTCGCCTCGGCCCTGGCCGTGCGGGACATCCTCGAGGGCCACTTCGGCTCCGAGCTCAACCAGGACGAGCTCGTCTACCTCACGCTGCACATCATCCGGCTCGTCCGGCGGCGCGGGTAG
- a CDS encoding S1C family serine protease, with the protein MSTDDDRRAAMPPPEPAPGAAGGATPAGGYPAGAPTSGAATSGAPTSGATPTSGAPTGGYAGETPGGAPGYPTPHTGATAGPHGTTAGPGHPGPPPAGPPGGGPPREGRGRPSWPALVGTALAAALLASVATVGIAEVLTDDDPDPVATRDVDDDGSADPVITSSGEGADWASIAAAVGPSTVAIDVETATGAGSGSGVIIDDEGHIVSNHHVVGNAVEGGILVTLADGQLVPASIVGTDAATDLAVIALDEVPDDLASAELGNSDEVYVGEPVAAIGNPLGLSFTVTTGIVSALDRPVTTVEQATTPGARATAVTTNAIQVDAAINPGNSGGPLFDPNGRVIGINSSIASLSSGSGGQGGSIGLGFAIPSNLVRLVADQLIANGVAEHAFLGVSLADAVVEVEGQTRSGAEIQAVEPGTPAAEAGLRPGDVIVSIDDDPVTGAESLTGFVRQHPSGEDVTLGVVRDGDAAEVEVTLATREDAR; encoded by the coding sequence ATGAGCACCGACGACGACCGACGAGCAGCGATGCCACCACCCGAGCCGGCGCCGGGCGCTGCCGGCGGCGCCACGCCCGCGGGCGGGTACCCGGCGGGTGCCCCCACGAGCGGTGCCGCCACGAGCGGTGCCCCCACGAGCGGCGCCACGCCCACGAGCGGCGCCCCCACTGGCGGGTACGCCGGCGAGACTCCCGGTGGCGCGCCGGGGTACCCCACCCCGCACACCGGCGCCACCGCGGGACCCCACGGGACAACCGCCGGCCCCGGCCACCCCGGCCCGCCGCCCGCGGGTCCCCCGGGCGGCGGCCCGCCCCGTGAGGGGCGCGGCCGGCCGAGCTGGCCCGCCCTGGTGGGCACGGCGCTCGCGGCGGCGCTGCTCGCCTCCGTCGCGACGGTGGGCATCGCCGAGGTGCTCACGGATGACGACCCCGACCCGGTCGCGACGCGGGACGTCGACGACGACGGGAGCGCCGACCCCGTCATCACCTCGAGCGGCGAGGGCGCGGACTGGGCGAGCATCGCGGCCGCCGTCGGCCCCTCCACCGTCGCCATCGACGTGGAGACGGCGACGGGCGCCGGGTCGGGCTCGGGCGTCATCATCGACGACGAGGGCCACATCGTCTCCAACCACCACGTCGTCGGCAACGCCGTGGAGGGGGGCATCCTCGTGACGCTCGCCGACGGGCAGCTGGTCCCGGCGAGCATCGTGGGCACCGACGCGGCGACCGACCTCGCCGTCATCGCCCTGGACGAGGTGCCGGACGACCTCGCGTCCGCCGAGCTCGGCAACTCCGACGAGGTCTACGTCGGTGAGCCGGTCGCGGCCATCGGCAACCCGCTGGGGCTGAGCTTCACCGTGACGACGGGCATCGTCTCCGCCCTCGACCGCCCGGTGACCACGGTGGAGCAGGCGACCACGCCGGGCGCGCGGGCCACGGCCGTGACGACGAACGCGATCCAGGTGGACGCCGCGATCAACCCGGGCAACTCCGGCGGGCCGCTGTTCGACCCCAACGGGCGGGTCATCGGGATCAACAGCTCGATCGCCTCCCTGTCCAGCGGGTCCGGCGGCCAGGGCGGGAGCATCGGCCTCGGCTTCGCGATCCCCAGCAACCTCGTCCGGCTGGTCGCCGACCAGCTCATCGCCAACGGCGTCGCCGAGCACGCCTTCCTCGGTGTCTCGCTGGCGGACGCCGTCGTCGAGGTCGAGGGCCAGACCCGGTCCGGCGCCGAGATCCAGGCGGTCGAGCCCGGGACCCCGGCGGCGGAGGCGGGCCTGCGGCCCGGCGACGTCATCGTCTCCATCGACGACGACCCGGTGACCGGCGCGGAGTCGCTCACCGGGTTCGTCCGCCAGCACCCCAGCGGGGAGGACGTGACGCTCGGGGTGGTCCGCGACGGCGACGCCGCGGAGGTGGAGGTCACCCTGGCCACGCGCGAGGACGCGCGCTGA
- a CDS encoding MarR family winged helix-turn-helix transcriptional regulator, whose product MRTTADDAAPRPSAAELAAAATRRARTLVQRTQPSAHLTRVLDVVDEGVPLTTPHTAVSRTIEQLTGLRLGEVQTLAAVADGAHHHREIARRTGQPDAAAAATVDGLVARGSLARRHHPAETRPGATPTLVGLTSQGEAILRQAEAIQVRVLDAVVEALGSDQTDQVHAAGQAVRRTLAEPLVAGDARQITAGRWLTGAAEAS is encoded by the coding sequence ATGCGCACCACTGCCGATGACGCCGCCCCACGCCCTTCGGCCGCGGAGCTCGCCGCCGCCGCCACGCGGCGGGCCCGAACCCTCGTCCAGCGCACCCAGCCGAGCGCCCACCTCACCCGCGTGCTCGACGTCGTGGACGAGGGAGTGCCGTTGACCACCCCGCACACCGCCGTCTCCCGCACCATCGAGCAGCTCACCGGCCTGCGCCTGGGGGAGGTCCAGACGCTCGCCGCCGTCGCCGACGGCGCCCACCACCACCGCGAGATCGCCCGCCGCACGGGCCAGCCGGACGCGGCCGCCGCGGCGACGGTCGACGGCCTCGTCGCGCGGGGATCCCTCGCCCGGCGGCACCACCCGGCCGAGACCCGGCCCGGCGCCACGCCCACGCTCGTCGGCCTCACCTCGCAGGGGGAGGCGATCCTGCGGCAGGCGGAGGCGATCCAGGTGCGGGTCCTCGACGCCGTCGTCGAGGCGCTCGGCAGCGACCAGACCGACCAGGTCCATGCCGCCGGGCAGGCAGTGCGCCGGACGCTCGCCGAACCGCTCGTGGCCGGCGACGCGCGCCAGATCACCGCCGGACGGTGGCTGACGGGCGCCGCCGAGGCGTCCTGA
- a CDS encoding MarR family winged helix-turn-helix transcriptional regulator, producing the protein MEEPSAGAEPAVRWLDDAEMAAWLNLSELITTLPAALDAHMQRDAGITFYEYMTMAMLSEQADRTLQLSVLAQATSGSLSRLSHVLTRLERQGYVERHRSTENARARNAVLTDAGMAKVVATAPCHVGRVRSLVFDALSAEDVVELEAVTERVLQRIRPPGVTPTYGRGRGIS; encoded by the coding sequence ATGGAGGAGCCCAGCGCCGGCGCGGAGCCGGCGGTGCGGTGGCTGGACGACGCCGAGATGGCGGCCTGGCTCAACCTCTCCGAGCTCATCACCACCCTGCCCGCCGCGCTCGACGCGCACATGCAGCGCGACGCCGGCATCACCTTCTACGAGTACATGACGATGGCGATGCTCTCGGAGCAGGCCGACCGGACGCTGCAGCTCAGCGTCCTCGCCCAGGCGACCAGCGGGTCGCTGTCGCGGCTCTCCCACGTCCTCACGCGGCTCGAGCGCCAGGGGTACGTCGAGCGCCACCGCTCGACGGAGAACGCCCGCGCGCGCAACGCGGTGCTCACCGATGCCGGGATGGCGAAGGTGGTGGCGACGGCCCCCTGCCACGTCGGACGCGTGCGCTCCCTGGTCTTCGACGCCCTGAGCGCCGAGGACGTCGTCGAGCTCGAGGCGGTGACGGAGCGCGTCCTCCAGCGCATCCGCCCGCCGGGGGTCACGCCCACGTACGGTCGCGGGCGTGGGATCTCCTAG
- a CDS encoding M50 family metallopeptidase: MEAAWQEVVARVRPGPALLDATTAERTVWLALALGAALVVVPGVWRLVRVAVTVVHELGHAVVGMAVGRSFTGLVLRPDMSGHTVTVGPARGPGRVVTTWAGYPAPALVGAGLLHAGTAGWAPPVLAALLVLLAVGALRVRSFYTALVVLGCLAGAAVLWWVGSPTLQGLVLVAAGVMLVLGAWRHLGAVLGSPDRGSDPAVLAQLTRVPTAVWTTTFVLALGAASWVAARAVLPLLG; encoded by the coding sequence ATGGAGGCGGCATGGCAGGAGGTCGTGGCCCGGGTCCGCCCCGGCCCGGCGCTCCTCGACGCGACGACGGCGGAGCGCACGGTCTGGCTGGCGCTCGCCCTGGGCGCGGCCCTCGTCGTCGTCCCGGGTGTCTGGCGCCTCGTGCGGGTGGCGGTGACGGTCGTCCACGAGCTCGGCCACGCCGTCGTCGGGATGGCCGTGGGGCGCTCCTTCACCGGCCTCGTGCTCCGTCCGGACATGTCCGGGCACACGGTCACCGTCGGGCCGGCCCGCGGTCCCGGCCGCGTCGTGACGACGTGGGCAGGCTACCCGGCGCCGGCGCTCGTGGGGGCGGGCCTGCTCCACGCGGGCACGGCCGGGTGGGCGCCGCCGGTGCTGGCGGCGCTCCTCGTCCTGCTCGCCGTGGGGGCGCTGCGGGTCCGCTCGTTCTACACGGCACTCGTCGTGCTCGGGTGCCTGGCCGGCGCCGCCGTACTGTGGTGGGTGGGCTCGCCCACCCTGCAGGGCCTCGTCCTCGTGGCGGCGGGCGTCATGCTCGTCCTCGGGGCGTGGCGGCACCTGGGGGCCGTCCTCGGCTCGCCCGACCGGGGCTCCGACCCCGCGGTCCTCGCGCAGCTCACCCGGGTGCCGACGGCCGTGTGGACGACGACCTTCGTGCTCGCCCTCGGGGCGGCCAGCTGGGTCGCGGCCCGGGCCGTGCTTCCCTTGCTGGGCTGA
- a CDS encoding TIGR03885 family FMN-dependent LLM class oxidoreductase, which yields MTVIGFHASHEQIHPRQLLADVQLAEEVGFGAAMCSDHLEPWSERQGQSGFAWSWLGAALATTGLRFGVVNAPGQRYHPVVVAQAAATLAAMFPDRFWVALGSGENANEHVTGDAWPRKAVRQQRLEECVEVIRRLLDGDQVSHDGLVTVDRAQLWTRPETPPPLIAPALSVETARRSAAWADGLITINAAPDHLRDVLAAYREAGGRGPAILQAHLSWAPSEEEALAIAHDQWRTNTFPSPVMADLATPAHFDAVAEAVRPEDVRESVLVSADPARHTAWLHELVGLGFDEVYLHHVGVTQRPFLETFGEHVLPVLAGS from the coding sequence ATGACGGTCATCGGTTTCCACGCCTCGCACGAACAGATCCACCCGCGGCAGCTCCTCGCCGACGTCCAGCTCGCCGAGGAGGTCGGGTTCGGGGCCGCGATGTGCTCGGACCACCTCGAGCCCTGGTCCGAGCGCCAGGGCCAGTCCGGCTTCGCCTGGTCCTGGCTCGGGGCCGCCCTGGCCACCACGGGGCTGCGCTTCGGCGTCGTCAACGCCCCGGGCCAGCGCTACCACCCCGTCGTCGTCGCGCAGGCCGCCGCGACCCTCGCGGCCATGTTCCCCGACCGGTTCTGGGTGGCGCTGGGCAGCGGGGAGAACGCCAACGAGCACGTCACCGGGGACGCCTGGCCCCGCAAGGCGGTCCGCCAGCAGCGCCTCGAGGAGTGCGTCGAGGTCATCCGCCGCCTGCTCGACGGCGACCAGGTGAGCCACGACGGCCTCGTCACCGTGGACCGGGCCCAGCTGTGGACCCGGCCCGAGACCCCGCCCCCGCTCATCGCCCCGGCGCTGAGCGTGGAGACGGCCCGGCGGTCCGCCGCGTGGGCGGACGGGCTCATCACCATCAACGCCGCCCCGGATCACCTGCGCGACGTCCTCGCCGCCTACCGGGAGGCGGGTGGCCGAGGACCGGCGATCCTCCAGGCGCACCTGTCCTGGGCCCCCAGCGAGGAGGAGGCCCTGGCGATCGCCCACGACCAGTGGCGCACGAACACCTTCCCGTCCCCCGTCATGGCCGACCTGGCCACGCCCGCCCACTTCGACGCGGTCGCCGAGGCCGTGCGGCCCGAGGACGTGCGCGAGTCGGTCCTCGTCTCCGCCGACCCCGCCCGCCACACCGCCTGGCTGCACGAGCTCGTCGGCCTCGGTTTCGACGAGGTCTACCTCCACCACGTCGGCGTCACCCAGCGCCCGTTCCTCGAGACCTTCGGTGAGCACGTGCTCCCGGTGCTGGCGGGGAGCTGA